The nucleotide window TGAAGAgggatagaaagagagagaaaagcgaACTGTACAGACACAATTCTCTCGCAAAAATCAACTCGcccatttttcgtttttttttttcaccctacCGTTTTATTAAAACGTCGTaacaaatttaacaaataagaATTATTCTTGCGTCAGTTTCCTTTTCCGTTTTTTGAATaccattcttatttttcatcggtAGAATCTTTTTTGGTAATCTGTCACATTTTCATCTGCTACTTAAACGAACACGTACTGTAAAATGAAACGAATTATACAAcaagtattttcaattttcagataCATACGTATAGCGTATATCATTATCGTGCCATTCCAAATACGCAACAGTTGCTCATTGacgtgataaaaatataagaaacataaaacaatcaaaaaataattgattgaacaaatgaacaaataaataaataagcaaaAAACGCCACTAAATCTAACCTTAAGTACGAatgttaaatttgttttttttttttctaagtcaACAATCGTCGGTCCAAGCGAAGATGACCAAAGCGCACTAAACTAATTCCTCAACCACAgtcgtttttttcttgttcttgttGAGGCTGATTCAagatatataaaataaataaaacatagaAGCTAAACGAaacaaagatttgaaaaaaaaaaattaatataaaacgaaaataataattacattcaCACAGAAACCAactagtagaaaaaaatttaaataagaTGATATAGGTTTAGAGTATTAATTAATAGTAGTACGATTCGCATCAGGATAGATTTGAATCGATTTGACTGAATGTCTTTTATACGTGACcatttaatatttaatatattgaaaaagaaacgatccaATAAGTCAAAAGAAAGCTGAATTGTgatgtcattttttttaaactaatcttaattttaacaattttcttgttattattatattattatttcattattattgttattttaatattttccataaCATTATTGCCATAACAATGATATGGttaaagaaagagagaaacaaacatgtaacaatgaattttgtatttataaaatgaatcatcaataattgtaaatcaaaGACAAGACGGATGCGAACCGGGAAAGAAAGACTAGGAAAcaacaaaagaaatgaaaatgaattaaaattctCAGTAACTAAATTGAATAAAGGGAGTAAAtttgagaagtaaaaaaaaaccaatttctAAATCACCGGAATCTAATCTCTTGACGAAGAAAGAGTTAAGAacttaaattaataattttataaatcgtaATAcgcataattttaaataaatataaaaatatttgtattaatttcaattgtCAATATGGCACGAAAAACTGATAATGTTCGAGGCATCAATGTCGCCGTTGTTGGACTCTCTGGGACTGAAAAAGACAAGGGGCAATTAGGAGTCGGAAAATCTTGTCTCTGCAATCGATTTATGCGATCACTTAGCGACGACTACAGTGTTGATCATATATCGGTATTGTCGCAGGTAAAAAGCAacgaaattatacatatatttttcaagaattcaaTGTCAGATTTTCATCTTGCTGCATGTATCAGATTTCCTTCAACTTTACGCATAATTTCAAGGATATTTGTTCTTGAGAGTTTATTACAAATCAGGCGGGATAACTAAATTGCGCAACAGTATTTGTTCTTTGATGATATTCATACGATGTAAGTTAAAATATTCTTCACAAATGATCtatattttggtttttttttactctttcctTATTCCAGTCGGATTTCAGCGGTCGAGTTGTTAACAACGATCATTTTCTATATTGGGGCGAGGTTGTCAAGTCCTCCGAAGACGGCACAGATTTTCAGTTCCAAGTTATTGAGCACACAGAATTTATCGACGACGCGTCATTCCAGCCGTTCAAAGGTGGGAAGATGGAGCCTTACGCTAAACGGTGCGCGGCCACAAAGATAACCAGTGCCGAAAAGCTgatgtatatatgtaagaATCAGCTCGGCATAGAGAAAGAATACGAGCAGAAAGTGTTGCCGGATGGAAAGCTTAACATCGATGGATTTATATGTGTATTCGACGTTAGCGTCGTGCCTCACAGGTCGATAGAAAAGCAGGTAGAAATCGTTGCgaatatattgaacaatttgGTGAAGACGAAGAAGCCTGTGGTGTTGGTAACTACTAAAAATGACGACGCTAACGAACAGTACGTCAAGGAAGCAGAGAAGCTGGTAACGAGGAAAGAGTACAAAGGTGGAATTCTTATAGTCGAAACTTCGGCGCacgaaaatataaacattgaACTTTCTTTTATGATACTGGCACAACTTATCGACAAAACTAAAATGCGCAGCAAAGTTATTCCCTTTGCCGAAGCCGCTAGAGCCAGAAAAGAGCTCCTCGACGCATCTACAGAATCTCTGCAGAGACTAATACGAATTCACGTTACCGATTACCGTGCCCTCTGGTCTCAGGCATCTAAGAAATTATCTCAACACAAGGAATTCGTTGCTTTCGTACAACTCTTTGGCATCGACGCTACTCAGAGGCTGTTCAGGCGGCATattaagaaattgaaagacGAACAAATGGCCAAGAAAATTCAAGGCTATTTGGATATGTTACCGGATGTACTTCACGAAATTTGTCCGGATATTGCAAATCTGATTAACGAGTAAGATTTTTTCAAGATAATAGAATGGCAAGTTCATTTCGCGAACGTTCTTATCCAGTATTCAACacattttgtataattattttcagagagTGGTCAACCGTTCAACAATTCATAAAAGAGCATCCAGATTTTCATCAGTATTTCTACGAATGTCCCGAAGATATACCGTGGATAGATTATgattttggtgaaaataaCGGCTCTAAGATACCCTACGACGTTCTAGAGACGCCGGAGGCTGAGACTGTGTTTAAAAATCACGTCAACGCTCTTCAACAAGAGCAAAAACGCTTGGAGTAAGTTTCGAActtgacaaatttttacatattGAAATCATGTAACGAAATTATTGAATTACCTTACATTACATATTTATCTACGTTACCATCACATGTACTAATGCTTTGCTTCGTTCTGGGCggcgtattttatttatttttttgttattattttttctctttttccacgCAGACTTCCGAAAAGGTAAAATTACACAAGTGAAACATATTTAATCAAGGCATGACATGCGTTTGGTGTCGATTAACCGTTGTAATGTTTtaatgaggttgaagttagtaatgtTACTGTAACGATTCATGTTTAGGAAACATCGTTACTTTGCACTTTTAAGATTGTTCGAAAGTTAGTCAGCTATGATAAAACAATcatactcatattttgaaaatccaaCTCCTAGAAtgtttttctaaaattacacAATGATGATTTTTCTTACCAATGTTctgttacgttaacgttactaaattCAGCCGCTTCTGTGTtatgtgtgtttttttttcgtttaccTTCTCCTAACTGTCCTTCAAAGTGTTTGGGTTTTGTTTGAttaatattcgaatttttgaTCGTCAATTTTGATCctcattttacatttttagaTGGAAGAAACAGTTCAAACAGCTACTTGAAGAAACTGGGTACGTTACACCGGGCAAACACTTGTCGGAAGTCAGAGTTTTGTTCATGGGTAGAGAATGTTTCGAGGCATTATCTCACGTCGATTGCCAAGAAATTTATGATCAGCATCAGAAAGAAATTATCGAAAAGGCGAAGCATAATTTTCAGGTAATTAAAATAGATCGTCGATTACAAAATAAAGGATCTTCTAAACCCTTGAATCACAATTCAATTGAGATGAAAATCAAACGGAAAACAGTGAAATTCGTAAAAGTAAACAGTTTACTCTTGGTTACAGGAGCTGCTTCTTGAACACGCAGatcttttttatcatttcaaaAGTATAGCACCGTCTGGAACAATTACTCAGGATGATATAAAGGAAATAACCGATGCCCTGGTCGATGATTTTAGGTAAAACATTGCAGAAACTAAAACGAGAAACTTGAGTACAAGTAGATAAATATAAATGCTAATATTTCTTCAAGTCAATGGTACAAATAGAGAGAAAGTAACGGAGGATAAACTCGCGAAAAGTGATTTTAAAACCCTTTTAAGGCGCGTAGATAACATTGATATCATTCTATGCAGGTATAAGGCTTTGGATAGGCTAGATCAAGACAGAAAATTAATGTTGTTTCAACATCTGGGTTTCGTCCACTGTCCGATCAGAGAACACTGTCCGGCGTTTCCAAATTGTATGGATGCTTTGATCGAGCGTATTTTAGGAACAAAAGCGCACaggtaaaattgaattgtttgtttttttgttttatcaccAGTTATTTTACAATAGTAGTAGTAAACTGCAGAGGTAATAAGAGTTACATGTAGGCAGGACTGGCACTCATATACTTAAAATAATAACTTGAAAGCTAGAcatataattttgcaaaatatccGCATAAGagaacaataaaaacaaaaagttaatatatattattcatttaatttgcAAACATTAAGACGCCTAAGTATCGCACTTCGACCAGATATagtatttcatttcaatgcACTCTTATATATAAACTCTTATCCATTCCTTaagtttttttctaaaatattctttacTTCCTATCAATACCGTTAGTTCATTTggttatttataaaatatttttatagctCTGATAGAGCTGCTCTTGAAACTACTAACTAGCCttagaaatttttgtcaatggTATATTAATATTTCTAGTTTAACTATTTgagtttaaatttttactagcaatctatttatttcaatttcagagATTGGAAAGAGAAACtctattcaatatttattcttcCACAAAcgagtcgatttttttttttctgttttcgtACAACAGTTTTAGCGGTGTCAATGAATAATTACTGCTCGTTTTTCAGGCCATCTTCTTGGAACCACAGTAGTCAATGGCAGCTAACTTCCGATAATAATCAATTGAATTTGGTTATCTTGGGGTATAATGGACTGGGCGAAGAATTTGCATGCGAAATAAAAGCCCAGACTGAGGACGACGAGGTTGAAATTGACATGCAAATATACACTCTCGGTTATAGAGTTATCGAGGGTGATGTCGGTCTTCCTCACAATTCTTTCACGACCTCAGATTTCATGCCTCACGGTAAGTGGTCGTTTGTTTCTTCTGTTTCGATTGGTAGTTCAATCTTAATCTGTTTTCTGGATACCGCTCAATGTCGTTTTATTTCAGGATCATTTTGTATCTACTCAAACGAGGAATCCTTCGAATACATTCGATCTTCTCTTGAAAAGACTTTATTGTCCAACTTGGAACAGGAAGACAGGCTTCCCTTTCAAGGTCTCCCTATCGTTATCATGTTTGTAGCAGATGCCTGTATCGACGAAATGGAAGCCTTGAGGCTTCGCGAAGAAGGACAGAATTTAGCTGACAGGTAAATAATTGTTGAGACGGAAAAAATTCGATTCCTAGAAATCTATTACCATTAAATAAGTTCTTACGTTGATAGCTCGAACAGGATACAATCGGGAAAATCAGGCGCTGGaatcgttttttttaaattttgaaactgcCACAATTTGTAGTAAAAGaaggatattttttacagCTTACAATGTCCATTCATCGATGTATGCGTCGAAGAATTGGAACAGAACAAAAGGTTTCCCGCCGCGCTGGTCAAAGACGCCCTGCAGCAGTTGATACAATCTATAAATCATCGAGCAGGATTTCTGAACATATATCAAAGCGTAATCGAGTGCTTAGAGCCGGACATAAGGTGGGTCGACGATGATAGGCTTTTTGTGAGATATATTCAAATGACGTCGTCGAGTTGTGATCGTTGAAACGTTTTgcatttattcattcttttACATCAACAGAATAATAATGTGCATGTTTTGCGGAGATCCGTACTCAGTGGAAAATGTTCTCGGCCCGTTACTTAGTCATCAATGCTGCTTCTTGAGCGGCGATCGCTCCATCGTGTTGGAGACATTTTTGGGCGAATCTAAAAGACGCGTCGCTGTTATTATATCTAGCTTTCACGGAGCTAACGCTTTCAGAGACGAACTAGTTCACGGCTTTATACTCGTCTATTCGACGAAAAGGAAAGCCTCTCTTGCTACGCTAAAGTAAGGAGATAATTGATTCGGATATATTTTACATCTGTAAATTTCATTGAGACATACTATCAATTATTCGCagcaaaattaatttatttatcgattttttcgCAGTGCATTCTCAATGAACATTCCAAATCTGCCAATTCAAATAATGGCTGTGACGGACACTGGCGgagcaaatgcttttttcaaTTCAGATCTGAGTCATTTATTGATAACTGAAGGTAACGCGACTGCTGATAGACTGCAGGCGCATTTCATGACTTCTGCTTCGAGTTGTCAACAAAAAAGTAGGCCACGTTTTGaagattattaaaaatattgtcttcaaatttttgaaacttgacTGTTTTATCGTTCTCAATTAACTATGTGTTTTTACGAATTAGCCGCTTTCTACACTCCGTTCTTCAAGGAGgtttgggaaaaaaaaccgGAGATTGAGCAGGCCTTCAACATGGAGGAACCCGGCAATTTAAACGACAGTGGCGAAGGAACGCTGGAATACTCCGCTCTGCATCCAATGCCACCGCCTAGGCATGAAAGTTATCACCTTCAGACGCCCGACGACGGGTAAGTGGGTTTAAAATACGCGTGCAATTTTTATGGAGCTGTATTTAATACAATTCTCCCTGAAAGGAAGGGgggtaaaaaaacgaaaaacagcCGCCAATGAGAAATTGAATTGTATGTCTAACCTCCAGTAGTATGTCTGTTACTTTTAGGAGTGGGTCTGAATCTTACGAGCAACTTACACCCGACGGTGATCTTGGGGAGTCGGGGCTTATTGAACATTTCCACGATAACAGAGCGACACCGAGCGACGACAGCGATATTTACAGCCACGTTGATTTTCATCGAGAGGATGCGGACAGGGAACTGTTAATAAAAGGCGCAGACGTGACCAGCAAATTAACTGGTAAAATCGCACTCACATTTCACACAACGTACagtatgtacaatttttttttttttttttttacaacacttCCATCGTCATTTGAATGTTAAATTAAACATCGATTTTCCAGGGTGGATGAAAGAGACGTTTATGCCTCAAGACGGGGGAATAAACAGATATTCTCATCGGGCGTTTACAACCGGTCGTCGCAATATATCTCAAACAAAACCTCGGCCGAAGGGAAATAGTCAGACGTTGAAACAACctgggaaaataaatttaaaagacTTTTCAAACGTCACGGATGTCATTGGAAGGATGAAGATAGGTGAAAAAGACGAACACGgctcaaaaattaatttgggTCACGCGCCGTTAGCTACACCTGAATTAGTTGATCTCGGTTCAGAATACGCACAAGTTAAAGACGTCGTTCCAAATTTGTACACGCCTTACGAGGGTGATTACATGTACACCCTAGTTCACGATCCCCTTGGCAACAATAAATCGAAATTACGACATCGGCGAGAAAAAGGACAGCCATGTGAgcgtttattttgttttttttttagttttttcattgtttttttttttttttttttattcgtttttgtACATTGATTCtttttcagtttctttttttttcacatctttttttaaacaactTTGTATCTTAATTGTTCCCTTGTTGAATTTTAGACGAACTCAAGAATGGTTAACGTCTCGTATTTATTTCATAGGGATCCAAAACCTCTGAAATTCTCCTAATAACCAACTAACTTAtgattttgtaatttcttATAGCTTTCAGCGAGTCTGACTCGGATTCGAGTTCTCCAGAGCGGCAAAGGCCAATGGAATTCTTAGGTAAAGGTAACAAAAAATCATTGACGCACAAACGAATACGCAAAAAACGTACAGCTATACCTGTAGCTACCCCAAAAGTTCCGTTATTGTCAAGTTTGGGAGGCGGTGAAGGCATAACGCGACTCAATTATACGATTAAAGAGGACAAAAATTGGCGACATGATACCATGGAGAGAGGTACACATTTTCTATTCAATAAATCCATTGCAGTAATTATATCGGATATTtttacagaaagaaaaaatggctCTCATAATGTTTATTAATAAAGCTCGTTTTTTTACTTCAtcttaaatttcattcaacatttTCCCCACATTAGTTTCCAGCGAAACTCCTGACAGCTCGGAGTCCAGTGAGCCTGATCATCTGTCCGGGCCACGAATTAAACCGCGCAAATCGGCTGTGCAGAATTTGAGAAAGCGATTTGGTAATCTTTCGGCACAACAAGAGTATTCATCCACCATGTTACAGCACCACCTGAACACTAAGCACATGTCTCAAGAGGCTCTTGGTGCACCTTGTGAGttcatgattttatttaattgtaCTATTGCCGCGtatttcaatgtatttttattattctattttattctgTGCAGATAAACCGAGGATGGATAATGCTTACGGCAACATGCCTGACGACGAGTCTAGCCTGGAAGTTTCTTCCCCGAGGGAAATAAATTCTCCAAGTGTGAGTGTAAATCGagtagaagaatttttttagtaGCGATTAGTGGTACTTATTGTTTCCCTCCATCAGTATTCCTTTATTACaatgtgtataattttcgtttttagtTCGGCATATTGACCAAAGGTAAGGACGGCGATAAATTGGcgagaaaaaaagacaaacaaAAGGCCAaagaggatgaaaaattggagAAGAGAAGACAGAAGGAGGAGAAGCTGAAAAGGAACGCGGAGAAGGAAAAGGAgcgggagaaaaagaaacagcaaaaacaaaagaacaCAAAGGGCGGAAGCGCTGGTACGATATCCGGCCAATCTCAGCAACAGCTTCTCATCGAGGACTTTGCACAAAGCGAGACGAATCGGATTCCACTTTTCCTTGAAAAATGCGTACAGTTCATCGAAGACGAAGGGTTGGACTCTGAGGGTATCTATAGAGTGCCAGGCAACAGAGCACACGTTGAACTTTTATTCCAGAAATTTGAGGAAGGTCGGTATTTTTTGCCTAGCGACGAAATACCAACCACTGATTATTCATAAATACAATGTCGTTGATGAATTGTGCTTTTACTTTCGCAGATGGCAACATAGACATTCATTCCCTCGATATTCCGGTAAATGCAGTTGCCACCGCTCTTAAAGATTTCTTTTCAAAGAGGCTACCACCTCTTATTGACAAGGAACGAATGAGCGAGCTTGAGGACATTTCTGGTGAGCAATTTCATTTGAGTTGTATAATCTTATAAAAGATCTTTCTCAATCGATACCACATTTCAAATGTCGTCCCACCTTGCCAAAAATATTCTGAACAATGTGCGATCttgaaatttgacttttaTTTACTTTGGGTTCCTGAAAAATTCCTGAAACATTCCTGAAGTATGAAacattttagttttcacaaaAGAAGTGTGAGAAAATGACACTTTATTTTATATGATCAAATCTCTGAAAGCGCGAGATTTGTTTTCTGTTACGAATTTCCGTTTCTAAACGTTATTCACAGCATCATGCGTTAAATTTCAGGGGCACGTGCGATCAGTAAACCAATGTCAGCTACTTGCATGAACATGGAAGGTCAGTTTATAAAACAATTaaccaaaatatatttttaaacatttggTTATTTGATCGACGTTAGAAAattcattgttaattttcaaaatttcagatcGTAGCGGAAGACTTCTCGCTTTGAGACACAtgcttaaaaaattaaatccgATAAATTTTGACgttctgaaatatatttttcagcattttgtaaagtgagtatattatatatttatacaatgcacggatatataatatatttcgtGTAATTTAGCGAAGAGATATTAACGAATGGGCTGACgtaaataatgattataattttataggGTAGCTGAGAATTGCAAATCGAATAGCATGGATAGTAAAAATTTAGCTATTTGTTGGTGGCCGACTTTGTTACCAATTGAATTCAACGACATGGGAAGGTTCGAGGCGATGAGGCCGTTCCTAGAAGACGTAGTTCAGACAATGATCGACCAATATCCGTTCCTCTTTTGTGGGAAAGAAGCTATCGTAATGGTTTAGTGACCGTGATTAACTGATAAGTAACACTAATGCTAATAAttatgatgataataataataataacgataacaacaacaataataataataataataataataataatgagaataataattgtcAAAAGCGCGAACGGAGTTTGCGCTAAAACGTAACAAAAGTCTAGTTTGTGTATAAAGTATTGTAAAAGTATTGCTTTCGAAATTGTTTGcaacaaatttatatacatataacaattGATGGCTTAGATATTGAGGTGTCTGTCGGTTACAAACAATCTTTCAACAAAACGACTGTTTCAATTCGCTTTggtagtgattttttttttattcctttttttttttctccgccAATTAGTTACCTATCTATAGAAAAATGAAGCAGAAGTTGATAGAGAAGAAGACGGCTGTCCTGTCTGTACAAGCATAAcaattttctctttattcTATTCTTTTCCTTGAAACGTTTAACGTCTCACCGCGCGCCGTGTATCATCGAGCTTTAactgtatatttatttttaccttcttatttatttatttatacatttaagTAAGAAAacgttgttttgtttttcaccgcTTCGCAGTTTTAAAGCTGAACTGATCCACCCTGACACAATGTTTAAACACTATACGAAAGATCAAATTAAAAAGATTTATAAATTCGAACTTCGTTactggtttgttttttttttttttgtttttttgcacTCGGTATGTCCGTTACATCTGATTTTCTCTTCTATGTTTCCTCCCTTCATACATCATCTAAAGACTTTCTAGATCGAGGTAGTCTACAATAGacaatgaattaaaaattatttttctttaatattcTCACTTActatttgataataataataaataataataacaacaacaataataataatagtaccCAGTATCCGTTGTATTTACGTGGCTACATACATactatatacgtacatacgtgaTCACTAGGCCGAATACTAAATAAGATTTTATACATTCGTACGTTCGTAATGGTAATGAATAGTTCgtattattgataataataatgatattaataatactaataataatagcgATGagagatgatgatgatgatgataataataatagttatactaataataacaatattgatAATAGTAACGGCAAAAcagaagaatagaaaaaaaaaaggaaacccATTTGACGACAAATCAATGGCAAAAGAAGATTGaaagaaacaacaacaaaaaaataatataaaaaatgaacgaagTAATAAATAACTAAGTGAAACCCGCACAATCCAACCAACATTTTCAGCTTGAATATTTAAACACTTTCCAACAATCTTCGATGTCTAAAACggtattaataaaaaaataaattttatccgGATTACGTACCACGTCTAATAGAATGCGTAGAGAAATCTTTTACCGTAGACTAAGCAGTTAAACcttattatttattcgaatttttgttcaaaacaagaatctctatctctataccaaTTATTCTCTGTACGAACTGTTTGGTTTATCAGGTATTGCAGTTATTCTTGcagaacattttatttttttttttctatcaacgaTGTCACGAATATTTTTGactgaaaaacaaataaaaacgaaaatcaacaTCTTTTTCTTAGAGAGTTCACATGACTTGATAGATATAATTGACAGTAGATCggtttttgtttaatttcgGTTATTACTATTCTGTTTTTCATCCCCTTAAATTTCACCGCGTAGACTCGCAATATATCAGTCAGCGTTTTATGGGCTGGGGGAAAAATTACATCAATGTTATACggtgtggttttttttttttttgtttctttgttttttttcacttcgatacacgaaatattttctttctcacacacgcattatttcaatttttttccaaaccgATGCCCGTTAAAAAAGCGATACATAATACTTAACATGATTCGATTCGTTGAAAGATTTGAAAGCGACGTTAGCCTCTAAAacgttattttatatataatattacttGCGATGATACGATATGTGCGCGCGAGTATTGTGTGATGAGAATGTGAGGAGGTGGATTTAGAGAGTTGTAATTTTCttagaaggaaaaagaaggatgaaaaatagaaaatcatAGTAATGGTAATTTCACTTTCAAGAATGATAGAAATGCGAATTggatttatgtatgtataatgtatgtatttatgcGTAAGtaacgagaagaaaagaagacgGAAGATGAACGGCGTtaagagatgaaaaaacagaaatgatGGTATAAAATGCAAAGCTTAAAAATGAAGACGCAGGAATTGAAGAATACTAAAAAGCACAATGTTTTCACGGAGCtatcgaaaataaatatgaatacataACAACTGAACAACTGTGGAAGATGGAGGAGATCTATCTGACCCTCCCCTATTTTGAAGAGAAGTGTAATTGTATCgatcaaggaaaaaaaatgcgattattacaataaattaaaagtCTTAAATGTAATTTGTGCTAATCTTACgattaatagtaataataattaattataggAAAGAGTGTGTCTCCGGCTAAAGAGAAAatggaaggaaaaagaaaaacaaacaaaaataatatttgtaaCTATATGCTTtttaatgtgtatatattgttgctgctgctagtgctattgctgctgctgctgctgccgcttaCGTTCGGCCATCATGTATATTTGGCTACGGATACATATTAGAATATCATTGtcgttactattattattattattattattattatcgttatcatcgttgttattattattaataataatatgtataattattttttactagaTCATTGTCgcgtttgttttattttatttttctattattaaAACTTGAGGAAGTTTGAGTATAACGCGAGTCGTTTCTCGATGTCTAActctttatatttatataacttTCTAAGTCTGTCTCTGTCTTTCTCAATGCTTGACTGTGTATTTTGTAAGAATCTAGAAGCATAAAAcagaattaataatataatgttgagaaaaaaaagtagttccataagaaaatcaaaaaaacatGATTTCCAAACGGTGCGTCATTTCAGATATTGGGCTAATGGCAATTGATTGGGAAGAGCTGGAGTAAGTGTCTCGGGCATCCctaattattttctatttcttgaTGAAATCACCACTATAATTATTGCCATAACAATGTGTGGACAGAATTTATGACATCAAAATTTCTCAATGTTGTCGTTAACAGTGTTTGCATATTttgctatttat belongs to Neodiprion lecontei isolate iyNeoLeco1 chromosome 5, iyNeoLeco1.1, whole genome shotgun sequence and includes:
- the LOC107226853 gene encoding rho GTPase-activating protein 190 isoform X4, which codes for MARKTDNVRGINVAVVGLSGTEKDKGQLGVGKSCLCNRFMRSLSDDYSVDHISVLSQSDFSGRVVNNDHFLYWGEVVKSSEDGTDFQFQVIEHTEFIDDASFQPFKGGKMEPYAKRCAATKITSAEKLMYICKNQLGIEKEYEQKVLPDGKLNIDGFICVFDVSVVPHRSIEKQVEIVANILNNLVKTKKPVVLVTTKNDDANEQYVKEAEKLVTRKEYKGGILIVETSAHENINIELSFMILAQLIDKTKMRSKVIPFAEAARARKELLDASTESLQRLIRIHVTDYRALWSQASKKLSQHKEFVAFVQLFGIDATQRLFRRHIKKLKDEQMAKKIQGYLDMLPDVLHEICPDIANLINEEWSTVQQFIKEHPDFHQYFYECPEDIPWIDYDFGENNGSKIPYDVLETPEAETVFKNHVNALQQEQKRLELPKRWKKQFKQLLEETGYVTPGKHLSEVRVLFMGRECFEALSHVDCQEIYDQHQKEIIEKAKHNFQELLLEHADLFYHFKSIAPSGTITQDDIKEITDALVDDFRPSSWNHSSQWQLTSDNNQLNLVILGYNGLGEEFACEIKAQTEDDEVEIDMQIYTLGYRVIEGDVGLPHNSFTTSDFMPHGSFCIYSNEESFEYIRSSLEKTLLSNLEQEDRLPFQGLPIVIMFVADACIDEMEALRLREEGQNLADSLQCPFIDVCVEELEQNKRFPAALVKDALQQLIQSINHRAGFLNIYQSVIECLEPDIRIIMCMFCGDPYSVENVLGPLLSHQCCFLSGDRSIVLETFLGESKRRVAVIISSFHGANAFRDELVHGFILVYSTKRKASLATLNAFSMNIPNLPIQIMAVTDTGGANAFFNSDLSHLLITEGNATADRLQAHFMTSASSCQQKTAFYTPFFKEVWEKKPEIEQAFNMEEPGNLNDSGEGTLEYSALHPMPPPRHESYHLQTPDDGMSVTFRSGSESYEQLTPDGDLGESGLIEHFHDNRATPSDDSDIYSHVDFHREDADRELLIKGADVTSKLTGWMKETFMPQDGGINRYSHRAFTTGRRNISQTKPRPKGNSQTLKQPGKINLKDFSNVTDVIGRMKIGEKDEHGSKINLGHAPLATPELVDLGSEYAQVKDVVPNLYTPYEGDYMYTLVHDPLGNNKSKLRHRREKGQPSFSESDSDSSSPERQRPMEFLGKGNKKSLTHKRIRKKRTAIPVATPKVPLLSSLGGGEGITRLNYTIKEDKNWRHDTMERVSSETPDSSESSEPDHLSGPRIKPRKSAVQNLRKRFGNLSAQQEYSSTMLQHHLNTKHMSQEALGAPYKPRMDNAYGNMPDDESSLEVSSPREINSPSFGILTKGKDGDKLARKKDKQKAKEDEKLEKRRQKEEKLKRNAEKEKEREKKKQQKQKNTKGGSAGTISGQSQQQLLIEDFAQSETNRIPLFLEKCVQFIEDEGLDSEGIYRVPGNRAHVELLFQKFEEDGNIDIHSLDIPVNAVATALKDFFSKRLPPLIDKERMSELEDISGARAISKPMSATCMNMEDRSGRLLALRHMLKKLNPINFDVLKYIFQHFVKVAENCKSNSMDSKNLAICWWPTLLPIEFNDMGRFEAMRPFLEDVVQTMIDQYPFLFCGKEAIVMV